A stretch of the Lolium perenne isolate Kyuss_39 chromosome 3, Kyuss_2.0, whole genome shotgun sequence genome encodes the following:
- the LOC139838521 gene encoding uncharacterized protein: MSPNQCEVTGVGHLPVRSRNVSPSTRENGARPVHLWRQDSAPGAPPPELRCSGPSAVSLHLPPLPASRQRRYFLIVPVLAAEPSRLRRRPGSRPCMAELSEASLCSPAAPSPASPSSPPSSYPPCMSLSTEFRPCRPGNISSACRVAPLRCLTRRSSSASSLNRRRTSLGEPLILLRHCMRASPTEPRSLRRILQRRPPSSSSFDHRRYERH; this comes from the exons ATGTCGCC GAACCAGTGCGAGGTCACCGGCGTCGGGCATCTTCCCGTGCGGTCGAGGAACGTGTCCCCGTCCACGCGAGAGAATGGAGCTCGGCCTGTGCATCTCTGGCGCCAGGATAGCGCGCCAGGAGCCCCTCCGCCTGAACTTCGTTGCTCAGGTCCCTCCGCGGTGAGCCTCCACCTCCCTCCGCTCCCTGCTTCGCGGCAGCGCCGCTACTTCCTCATCGTGCCGGTCCTCGCCGCGGAGCCGTCTCGTCTGCGTCGACGTCCGGGAAGCCGCCCCTGCATGGCCGAGCTGAGTGAAGCGAGCCTCTGCTCTCCCGCCGCACCATCCCCGGCCTCGCCTTCGTCACCGCCGAGCTCGTATCCTCCGTGCATGTCGCTGTCGACGGAGTTCCGTCCGTGCCGGCCAGGGAACATCTCGTCGGCATGCCGCGTCGCTCCCCTGCGTTGCCTGACccgccgctcctcctccgcgTCCTCCCTGAACCGCCGCAGAACCTCCCTCGGTGAGCCGTTGATCCTTCTCCGTCACTGCATGCGCGCGTCGCCGACTGAGCCGCGCAGCCTCCGCCGAATCCTTCAGCGGCGACCTCCATCATCTTCGAGCTTCGACCACCGCCG ATACGAACGCCACTGA